The following coding sequences lie in one Heyndrickxia oleronia genomic window:
- a CDS encoding phosphocarrier protein HPr, with the protein MAQKQFKVIADTGIHARPATLLVQTASKFDSEIQLEYNGKQVNLKSIMGVMSLGIGKDAQITISAEGSDEADALNSLEELLKKEGLAE; encoded by the coding sequence ATGGCACAAAAACAATTCAAAGTTATTGCAGATACTGGTATCCATGCACGTCCAGCAACATTACTTGTACAAACAGCAAGTAAATTTGATTCTGAAATCCAATTAGAGTATAACGGAAAACAAGTGAACTTAAAATCAATCATGGGTGTCATGTCTCTTGGAATTGGTAAAGATGCACAAATTACTATTAGTGCAGAAGGTAGTGACGAAGCAGATGCATTAAACAGCTTAGAAGAATTATTGAAAAAAGAAGGTCTAGCTGAGTAA
- a CDS encoding DUF58 domain-containing protein — translation MEWRKEVIINRNLNFARSTLIILIILTFLFGDKWLLFILLTAVILLFIHHAYISVLGRDLHLENDKEITRMNIDDEGAWLFTFKNKGVPIVKGSLNIAFDDCIEPTTYPYVKNRSFLEISIPFKAWTNEQVEVRVPFSAVKRGISHIYKFEIKVNHLFGSGAIILNYNGIIKKKKLVYPNRKIVQSLKEPSVLFHGYQDVRNSLFFDPLQPVGTREYIKGDSFQHIHWKATARMQQLQTKVFPHSGARHWLLILNISEGHSINRDLEELISYTAFLIEHAVKENIPFAVAINIRTHSDIPYFYLSEGEGRIQRQKAFEILSMLSIHSFPFPPHLMLKDIEKRGSSVPIIIYIGNQNTASNNVLLSLKMKKSTIFELENANGQGVMKEWSQVPCKRSG, via the coding sequence ATGGAATGGAGAAAAGAAGTAATTATTAACCGAAATTTAAATTTTGCCCGTTCAACATTAATCATTCTCATTATATTAACCTTTTTATTTGGGGATAAATGGCTACTTTTTATTCTATTAACCGCAGTGATTCTCTTATTTATTCATCATGCCTATATTTCTGTGCTCGGACGAGATTTACATTTAGAAAATGATAAAGAAATAACAAGAATGAACATAGACGATGAAGGTGCATGGCTATTTACATTTAAAAATAAAGGGGTTCCTATTGTAAAAGGAAGCTTAAATATTGCTTTTGATGATTGTATTGAACCGACCACTTATCCATATGTTAAAAATCGGTCTTTTTTAGAAATTTCTATTCCCTTCAAGGCATGGACGAATGAACAGGTCGAGGTGAGAGTTCCTTTTTCAGCGGTAAAAAGAGGCATTTCACATATCTATAAATTTGAAATAAAGGTTAACCACTTATTTGGAAGTGGGGCCATCATTTTGAATTACAACGGTATTATTAAAAAGAAAAAATTAGTTTATCCAAATAGAAAGATAGTCCAATCACTCAAAGAACCTTCTGTCTTATTTCATGGTTATCAGGATGTCCGGAATTCGCTATTTTTTGATCCACTCCAACCGGTTGGAACCCGGGAGTATATTAAAGGAGATTCCTTTCAGCATATTCACTGGAAAGCAACAGCAAGAATGCAGCAGCTACAAACAAAGGTATTCCCACATTCAGGAGCTAGGCATTGGCTATTAATTTTGAATATTTCAGAAGGACATTCCATTAATCGTGATTTGGAAGAATTAATTAGTTATACAGCTTTTTTAATTGAACATGCAGTAAAGGAAAACATACCTTTTGCAGTTGCTATAAATATACGCACCCATAGTGACATTCCTTATTTTTATCTTTCCGAAGGTGAAGGAAGAATTCAGAGACAAAAAGCATTTGAAATACTTTCTATGCTTTCTATCCACTCCTTTCCTTTTCCACCACATTTAATGTTAAAGGATATTGAAAAAAGAGGTTCTTCTGTCCCAATTATCATCTATATTGGCAATCAAAATACTGCCAGTAACAATGTTCTATTGTCTTTAAAAATGAAAAAATCAACCATTTTTGAATTGGAAAATGCCAATGGACAAGGAGTAATGAAAGAATGGAGTCAGGTGCCATGCAAAAGAAGCGGATAA
- a CDS encoding AAA family ATPase has translation MKDKLFLLKQEVSKVMVGREKDIELLTIALLQGGHILLESVPGTGKTLLAKTFAKSLDGEFKRIQFTPDVLPTDVTGIQFFNPKSQEFELRIGPVKTNILLADEINRATPRTQSSLLEVMEERQVTIDGETIIIDEPFMVIATQNPVESQQGTFPLPAAQLDRFLMKISMSYPTYEEERDILRRFQSNEPLTQVKTILTREEFVELRKNVKNILVNEDVEKFMLLIIRQTRQHPAIEHGASPRAALALLKASQGHAFIHGREYVTPDDVKVVAPYVLKHRLYLSIEASLTNTIEDIFEEIMKEVPTPVESGVV, from the coding sequence TTGAAGGATAAACTTTTCTTATTAAAACAAGAAGTATCCAAAGTTATGGTCGGAAGAGAAAAAGATATCGAATTATTAACTATTGCTCTCTTGCAAGGCGGGCATATATTACTAGAAAGTGTACCAGGTACTGGAAAAACACTCCTTGCTAAAACTTTTGCTAAATCTTTGGATGGAGAGTTCAAACGAATTCAATTTACACCAGATGTATTACCTACAGATGTAACGGGCATTCAGTTTTTTAATCCTAAAAGTCAAGAATTTGAATTACGTATTGGTCCAGTTAAGACGAACATTCTTTTAGCTGATGAAATTAACCGGGCAACTCCAAGAACCCAGTCCAGTCTGTTAGAGGTAATGGAAGAGCGTCAAGTCACTATCGATGGTGAAACAATTATTATAGATGAGCCATTTATGGTCATTGCTACACAGAACCCTGTAGAATCTCAACAGGGAACCTTTCCGCTCCCAGCTGCACAGTTAGATCGTTTTTTAATGAAAATTTCGATGAGTTATCCTACATATGAAGAAGAAAGGGATATTTTAAGAAGATTTCAAAGTAATGAGCCTTTAACACAAGTAAAGACAATTTTAACAAGAGAAGAGTTTGTAGAACTTAGAAAGAATGTAAAAAACATTCTTGTAAATGAAGATGTCGAAAAATTCATGCTGTTAATTATTAGACAAACTAGACAGCATCCTGCAATTGAACATGGGGCTAGCCCGAGGGCAGCACTTGCCTTGCTAAAAGCGAGTCAAGGACATGCATTTATTCATGGTCGTGAGTATGTTACACCAGACGATGTGAAAGTTGTAGCACCATACGTGTTAAAGCATCGTTTGTATTTATCCATTGAAGCATCTTTAACAAATACAATTGAAGATATCTTCGAAGAGATTATGAAGGAAGTTCCAACTCCAGTTGAGTCAGGAGTGGTGTAA
- a CDS encoding YkvS family protein, with translation MKIADVGNVIEFKDGLRGVVEKVNENSVIVDLTYMDNYRELELEEKTVVNHKNYTVIKESINA, from the coding sequence GTGAAAATAGCCGATGTAGGGAATGTAATTGAATTTAAAGACGGTTTACGTGGCGTTGTTGAAAAAGTAAATGAGAATTCAGTAATTGTTGATTTAACATATATGGATAATTATCGCGAACTTGAATTAGAGGAAAAAACGGTCGTTAATCATAAAAACTATACCGTCATCAAAGAATCTATAAATGCATAA
- a CDS encoding CPBP family intramembrane glutamic endopeptidase, with protein sequence MKQSATDIRLIIGILLAHILLFLTFNDRSIFWYIYTATSLLLISYSIVSDKSHDEQSNGKYLFLGILSGVVLYLVFWIGDWLFSLLSSYLDKQIGKTYKLLSPKYIWHYFVLVFVLAPGEEIFWRGFVQKRLMYHIQGWLPVLITAILNASIFIYSENIILIIAALVGGLFWGSLYLWRKNIPLLVVSHVIFDLLLIIVLPLH encoded by the coding sequence ATGAAGCAAAGCGCAACAGATATAAGGCTTATAATAGGTATATTGTTAGCGCATATCTTATTATTTCTTACTTTTAATGACCGTTCAATTTTTTGGTACATATACACAGCCACCTCTTTACTATTAATTAGCTATTCAATCGTCAGTGATAAATCACATGATGAACAATCAAATGGGAAATATTTATTTCTCGGTATATTATCTGGAGTCGTACTGTATCTTGTGTTTTGGATTGGTGATTGGTTATTTTCACTCTTATCCTCTTATCTAGACAAACAAATAGGAAAGACTTATAAACTACTTTCACCAAAATATATATGGCATTATTTTGTGCTCGTATTCGTTTTGGCTCCTGGAGAAGAAATATTCTGGAGAGGCTTTGTCCAAAAAAGACTAATGTACCATATTCAAGGATGGTTACCTGTCCTTATAACAGCAATATTAAATGCCTCTATTTTCATCTATTCAGAAAACATTATCTTAATCATAGCGGCATTGGTCGGTGGTCTTTTTTGGGGTTCACTTTATTTGTGGAGAAAAAACATTCCACTTTTGGTCGTATCCCATGTCATATTTGATTTATTATTAATCATTGTCCTTCCACTCCACTAA
- a CDS encoding GerAB/ArcD/ProY family transporter has product MKKYIDGLQVAAVYVGTVIGAGFATGKEIVEFFSRYGFIGIISILLAGYLFIALGTKMMLIAIDLKAKSYEEFNEYLFGRTISKFMNVFMMMMLLGVCGVMFSGAGAVFQEHLGISKNIGIYLTIFLTIFIMLIGTKGVFAVNTFVVPMMIIFNFIVMSKSILTPNFFESVLMIPKVEDGWRLFLSPFSYAALNLILAQAVLVPIASEVNDKKVVRIGGIIGGGLLTLILLSSHFTLITLPNVAEFEIPMAIIVQNTFGSIYYIYVAIIYGEIFTSIIGNVYGLGKQIQQYLSIKSLWIYMIIIAVVTLISKVHYGTLLALLYPLFGYISLIFIFLLWIRSENKFTKA; this is encoded by the coding sequence ATGAAGAAATATATTGATGGTTTACAAGTGGCTGCTGTTTATGTTGGAACAGTGATTGGAGCTGGATTTGCTACAGGAAAAGAAATCGTCGAGTTTTTTTCACGTTATGGGTTTATTGGAATTATATCAATATTATTAGCAGGCTATCTATTTATCGCATTAGGTACAAAAATGATGTTGATAGCCATTGATTTAAAAGCCAAATCATATGAAGAATTTAATGAGTATTTATTTGGTAGAACCATTTCAAAGTTTATGAATGTATTTATGATGATGATGTTACTTGGAGTATGCGGGGTGATGTTTTCTGGAGCAGGTGCGGTGTTTCAAGAACATTTAGGTATTAGTAAAAATATTGGTATCTATTTAACGATTTTTTTAACGATTTTTATTATGTTAATTGGTACAAAAGGCGTATTTGCTGTTAATACTTTTGTTGTGCCGATGATGATTATTTTTAATTTTATCGTCATGTCAAAGTCAATCTTAACTCCAAATTTTTTTGAATCAGTGTTAATGATTCCTAAAGTAGAAGATGGTTGGAGATTATTTTTATCTCCTTTTTCGTATGCTGCTTTAAATTTAATCCTCGCACAAGCAGTATTAGTACCAATTGCTAGTGAGGTAAATGATAAAAAGGTAGTACGGATAGGTGGTATTATAGGCGGAGGCTTATTAACACTAATCCTATTATCTAGTCATTTTACACTCATTACTTTACCTAATGTCGCTGAATTTGAAATTCCAATGGCTATTATTGTTCAAAATACTTTTGGAAGTATTTATTATATCTATGTTGCTATTATTTATGGAGAAATATTTACCTCTATCATTGGAAATGTTTATGGCCTTGGAAAGCAGATCCAGCAATATTTATCTATTAAATCGTTATGGATCTACATGATCATTATTGCAGTTGTTACATTAATCAGTAAGGTGCATTATGGAACACTTTTAGCATTATTGTACCCGTTATTTGGATATATTAGCTTAATTTTTATTTTTTTACTTTGGATACGAAGTGAAAATAAGTTTACGAAAGCATGA
- a CDS encoding ATP-dependent Clp protease ATP-binding subunit yields MKCQNCNDRNANVQLRVNINGQTQDLQLCSECYKKEFAMNHSPFGGFPSMNDFEHLFKGYSQGGSLPANNQGFKQQTQSRGGNGHNGFLDQFGRNLTSIAKTGLIDPVIGREEEINRVIEILNRRNKNNPVLIGEPGVGKTAIAEGLALKIVEKDVPAKLRNKEVYLLDVASLVANTGIRGQFEERMKQLITELQNRKNVLLFIDEIHLLVGAGSAEGSMDAGNILKPALARGELQVIGATTLKEYRQIEKDAALERRFQPVQVNEPTIEQSINILNGLKEKYEKYHQVSYSDEAIKACVILSNRYIQDRYLPDKAIDLMDEAGSKLNLTLVTGNEEELKQRLTEIEQEKQTALTKEDYETAATLRDEEEKLEQMLQTENKHSQPIVDITHIQAIIEKKTGIPVGKLQENEQQKMKNIEENLAKKVIGQEEAVKKVAKAIRRGRAGLKSKTRPIGSFLFVGPTGVGKTELTKTLAEELFGTKDALIRLDMSEYMEKHSVSKLIGSPPGYVGHEEAGQLTEKVRRNPYSIILLDEIEKAHPDVQHMFLQILEDGRLTDSQGRTVSFKDTVIIMTSNAGIGIKEIHVGFDQSNAIKETSILDSLGSFFKPEFLNRFDNIIEFQSLDKVHLLEIVDLMLKELNETLSEQQITLEVTNEVKEKLAELGYHPAFGARPLRRVIQEQLEDRIADFILDHVEQKELIATIVDNHIHVESK; encoded by the coding sequence ATGAAATGTCAAAATTGTAATGATCGAAATGCTAATGTTCAACTAAGAGTAAATATAAATGGTCAAACTCAGGATCTACAATTATGTTCTGAATGCTATAAGAAAGAATTTGCGATGAATCATTCACCATTTGGTGGTTTTCCTTCAATGAATGATTTTGAACATTTATTTAAAGGATATAGTCAAGGCGGATCATTGCCAGCGAATAATCAGGGGTTTAAACAACAAACTCAAAGTCGGGGCGGCAATGGTCATAATGGCTTTTTAGATCAATTTGGACGCAACTTAACAAGCATAGCTAAAACAGGATTAATTGATCCGGTAATAGGGCGTGAAGAAGAAATCAATCGAGTGATTGAAATATTAAACCGCCGGAATAAAAACAATCCAGTTTTAATTGGTGAACCAGGTGTAGGTAAAACTGCGATAGCAGAGGGGCTTGCCTTGAAAATAGTTGAAAAGGATGTACCAGCTAAACTAAGAAATAAAGAAGTCTACCTGCTTGACGTTGCCTCATTGGTAGCAAATACAGGAATTCGGGGACAATTTGAAGAAAGAATGAAACAACTCATTACTGAGTTACAAAATCGTAAAAATGTTCTTTTATTCATTGATGAAATTCATTTACTAGTTGGTGCAGGTTCTGCAGAAGGCTCCATGGACGCAGGAAATATTCTAAAACCAGCTTTAGCAAGAGGTGAACTTCAAGTCATTGGGGCAACGACATTAAAAGAATATCGCCAAATCGAAAAAGATGCAGCATTAGAAAGACGCTTCCAACCAGTGCAAGTAAATGAACCTACAATTGAACAATCTATTAATATTTTAAATGGATTGAAAGAAAAATATGAGAAATATCACCAAGTAAGTTACTCAGATGAAGCAATCAAAGCATGTGTCATTTTATCTAATCGATATATTCAAGATCGCTACCTACCGGATAAAGCAATCGATCTAATGGATGAAGCTGGCTCAAAATTAAACTTAACATTAGTGACTGGCAATGAAGAGGAACTTAAGCAACGTCTTACAGAAATTGAGCAAGAAAAACAAACTGCGTTAACAAAAGAAGATTATGAAACAGCTGCAACATTGCGTGATGAAGAAGAGAAATTAGAGCAAATGCTGCAAACTGAAAATAAACATAGTCAGCCTATAGTGGACATTACTCATATTCAAGCAATTATCGAGAAGAAAACTGGTATACCAGTTGGTAAATTGCAAGAAAATGAGCAACAAAAAATGAAAAATATCGAGGAAAACTTAGCCAAAAAAGTAATCGGCCAAGAAGAAGCGGTTAAAAAAGTAGCTAAAGCGATCCGTCGCGGACGTGCTGGATTAAAATCAAAAACTCGTCCAATCGGTTCCTTCCTCTTCGTAGGTCCAACTGGGGTTGGTAAAACCGAACTTACAAAAACATTGGCAGAAGAATTATTTGGTACAAAGGATGCATTGATTCGACTCGACATGAGTGAGTATATGGAGAAGCATAGTGTGTCTAAATTAATCGGCTCTCCACCAGGATATGTTGGCCATGAAGAAGCAGGACAATTAACTGAAAAAGTTCGCAGAAATCCATATAGTATCATATTATTAGATGAGATTGAAAAAGCACATCCAGATGTGCAGCATATGTTTCTACAAATATTGGAGGACGGTCGTCTTACAGATAGTCAAGGACGTACGGTCAGCTTCAAGGATACAGTTATTATTATGACTAGTAATGCAGGAATCGGTATTAAAGAAATTCATGTTGGCTTTGACCAAAGCAATGCTATTAAGGAAACAAGTATACTTGATTCACTCGGCAGCTTTTTCAAGCCAGAATTTCTCAATCGATTTGATAATATTATTGAATTTCAATCATTAGATAAAGTACATCTATTGGAAATCGTTGATTTAATGCTCAAAGAATTGAATGAGACATTATCTGAGCAACAAATCACACTTGAGGTAACAAATGAAGTAAAAGAAAAACTTGCAGAGTTAGGTTACCATCCAGCATTCGGTGCAAGACCTTTACGCCGAGTAATTCAAGAACAATTAGAGGATCGTATTGCTGACTTTATATTAGATCATGTAGAACAAAAAGAATTAATCGCAACGATCGTCGATAATCATATTCATGTTGAATCAAAATAA
- a CDS encoding M3 family oligoendopeptidase, translating into MTVKFEDYAYKRPEIEKVEVAFRADLEKFKLAKNVEEQSLAMKNINNITNELGTMFNLCYIRHTIDTEDEFYKNENDYMDEIMPHIEGLRSEYYQALTSSQFRDELEKKWGKQLFDLAEGQLKTFSPEIIPLAQKENKLSSEYTKLIASAKIMFEGEERTLAQIDPFTESKDRDMRKRAIEAKFGFFVENAEEFDRIYDELVKVRTEIAKKLGFKNFVELGYYRMSRIDYNAEMVAKFREQVKEYIVPLATELRKRQKERIGVDSLKFYDEGYQFLSGNAVPKGSPEWIIDNGKKMYSELSKETDEFFTFMNDNHLMDLVAKKGKASGGYCTYIENYKAPYIFSNFNGTSGDIDVLTHEAGHAFQVYSSRHFEIPEYNWPTHEACEIHSMSMEFFTYPWMELFFKEDTDKYKFAHLSSALIFLPYGVAVDEFQHFVYENPEATPAERKQAWKQIEEKYLPHRDYDGFDYLENGGLWQRQGHIYESPFYYIDYTLAQICAFQFWKKSQENHEEAWKDYIHLCKQGGSKSFTELVKEANLISPFEDGCVQSVIGTIQTWLDQVDDKKL; encoded by the coding sequence ATGACAGTAAAGTTTGAAGATTATGCATATAAAAGACCTGAAATAGAGAAAGTGGAGGTTGCGTTCCGAGCAGATCTTGAAAAATTCAAACTGGCCAAAAATGTGGAAGAACAAAGCTTAGCAATGAAGAACATCAATAATATTACTAATGAGTTAGGAACTATGTTTAATCTATGCTATATTCGCCATACGATTGATACGGAAGATGAGTTTTATAAAAACGAAAACGATTATATGGATGAAATTATGCCGCATATCGAAGGTTTGAGATCGGAATATTATCAGGCATTAACATCGTCTCAATTTCGTGATGAACTAGAAAAAAAATGGGGGAAGCAGCTCTTTGATTTAGCGGAAGGACAATTAAAAACCTTCTCTCCTGAAATTATACCGTTGGCTCAAAAGGAAAATAAGCTGTCATCTGAATATACGAAGCTTATAGCCTCTGCAAAAATTATGTTTGAAGGGGAAGAGAGGACACTTGCTCAAATTGATCCTTTTACAGAATCTAAGGACCGAGATATGAGGAAAAGAGCTATTGAAGCGAAATTTGGGTTCTTTGTTGAAAACGCGGAAGAATTCGACCGTATTTATGATGAATTAGTGAAGGTACGTACTGAAATCGCCAAGAAATTAGGATTTAAGAATTTCGTTGAGTTAGGCTATTACAGAATGTCACGTATTGATTATAATGCTGAAATGGTAGCGAAGTTCCGTGAACAAGTGAAGGAATATATTGTCCCGCTTGCAACTGAACTAAGAAAACGACAAAAAGAGAGAATTGGTGTAGATTCTTTAAAATTTTATGATGAAGGTTATCAATTTTTATCTGGAAATGCTGTACCTAAAGGTTCGCCTGAATGGATTATTGATAATGGGAAGAAAATGTATTCTGAGCTATCAAAAGAAACAGATGAATTCTTCACATTTATGAATGATAATCATCTTATGGATCTAGTAGCAAAGAAAGGGAAAGCAAGTGGCGGATATTGTACTTATATCGAAAACTATAAAGCACCATACATTTTTTCAAACTTTAATGGTACATCTGGGGATATTGACGTGTTAACTCATGAAGCCGGGCATGCCTTCCAAGTTTATTCTAGCCGTCATTTTGAAATACCTGAATACAATTGGCCGACACATGAAGCATGTGAAATTCATTCAATGAGTATGGAATTTTTCACTTATCCATGGATGGAATTATTCTTCAAAGAGGATACAGATAAGTATAAATTTGCCCATTTGAGTAGTGCATTAATCTTCTTACCATATGGTGTAGCCGTTGATGAATTCCAGCACTTTGTGTATGAAAATCCTGAAGCTACCCCTGCTGAAAGAAAGCAAGCTTGGAAACAAATCGAAGAGAAGTACCTACCACATCGTGATTATGATGGTTTCGATTATTTAGAGAATGGTGGACTTTGGCAAAGACAAGGTCATATTTATGAATCACCATTTTATTATATTGACTATACACTAGCGCAAATTTGTGCGTTTCAATTCTGGAAAAAATCACAAGAAAATCATGAAGAGGCATGGAAAGACTATATTCATTTATGTAAACAAGGTGGAAGTAAATCTTTTACAGAGCTAGTAAAAGAAGCGAACCTTATTTCCCCATTTGAAGATGGATGTGTTCAGTCCGTGATTGGTACGATCCAAACATGGCTTGATCAAGTAGACGATAAAAAATTATAA
- a CDS encoding MarR family winged helix-turn-helix transcriptional regulator has protein sequence MDNIQQSLKLFIVLSRAYRAVNEFTNAFIQQNGLNPTEFAVLELLYHKGDQPLQQIGDKILLASGSITYVVDKLEKKEYIERVASPDDRRVTFAHITEKGKQFMESIFPEHQERIHQIMSVLNDTEKEMVIDTLKKLGKSISN, from the coding sequence ATGGATAATATTCAACAGTCTTTGAAATTATTTATTGTATTATCAAGGGCGTATCGGGCAGTAAATGAATTTACAAATGCCTTTATTCAACAAAATGGTTTGAATCCGACAGAATTCGCGGTTCTTGAATTACTCTATCATAAAGGGGACCAGCCCTTACAACAAATAGGTGATAAAATTCTTCTTGCTAGTGGCAGTATCACCTATGTTGTCGATAAGCTAGAAAAAAAAGAGTATATTGAACGAGTAGCAAGTCCAGATGATAGAAGAGTAACATTCGCACATATAACAGAAAAAGGAAAACAATTTATGGAATCGATATTTCCAGAACACCAAGAGCGGATTCATCAAATCATGTCAGTATTAAATGATACAGAAAAAGAGATGGTCATAGATACTTTAAAAAAACTCGGAAAAAGTATTTCAAATTAG
- a CDS encoding PAS domain-containing sensor histidine kinase, whose product MKNKRKKFAIYLSIVLAPAILFTTLYGIYSYKMNDKKSYRNAERDASIYQRQMDQVIGETIKSIEVLAITFESNFTNTNDVKTALKKVNEKDPRYGGIYFLDKKGNVITGTNDYLKQYSLQNKNYLKTMELTHQTVVSDQVETLSNNQKVVAIVTPVVKNNDIQAIIVAHIRIDYIANIIQMLSPNTFVQFESTTGIPIFSTNSNLVLDPKKGIVRTSLEKVPWRIAIVPNTPKINPVFNHTFIFFLIITTIIHGLYLFLHSITIKRQTARERMQNETQKLELVGTLAASTAHEIRNPLTGIKGLFQLLSEKYKDPKDQFYFSIVNKEIDRINEIVNEFLILGKPTIQKMEEIHLDQVINDLNPLIFSESNLFNVHYSYKINSEKIIVLATMDQLKQVILNITKNALESMSVGGQLIINLDKKDEEAILSIRDNGNGISEEDLKKIFTPFFTSKENGTGLGLVVCKRIIESFNGTIEIKSKINKGTEVIITLPLQKGVV is encoded by the coding sequence ATGAAAAATAAACGCAAAAAATTCGCTATCTATCTTAGTATTGTACTTGCTCCAGCGATATTGTTCACCACACTTTACGGGATATATAGCTATAAAATGAATGATAAAAAATCATATAGAAATGCCGAGCGCGATGCATCCATCTATCAGAGGCAGATGGATCAAGTGATCGGAGAAACAATTAAGAGTATCGAAGTTTTGGCTATAACCTTTGAATCTAATTTTACCAATACCAATGATGTAAAAACAGCATTAAAAAAGGTCAATGAAAAAGATCCAAGATATGGCGGAATATACTTTTTAGATAAAAAAGGAAATGTGATTACTGGAACTAATGATTATTTAAAACAATACAGTTTACAAAATAAAAACTATTTGAAAACGATGGAATTAACTCATCAAACAGTTGTCTCCGATCAAGTAGAAACACTGTCAAACAATCAAAAAGTCGTTGCTATTGTCACTCCTGTTGTAAAAAATAATGACATTCAAGCTATCATCGTTGCACATATACGAATTGATTATATCGCTAATATTATACAAATGCTTTCACCAAATACATTCGTCCAATTTGAGAGCACAACTGGTATTCCGATATTTTCTACAAATAGTAATTTAGTCTTGGACCCAAAAAAAGGGATTGTAAGGACTTCGCTTGAGAAAGTACCTTGGAGAATTGCCATAGTTCCTAACACTCCAAAGATAAATCCAGTTTTTAATCATACTTTTATTTTCTTTCTAATTATCACCACGATTATCCATGGTTTATATCTGTTTTTACATTCTATTACAATTAAACGACAGACTGCACGGGAACGGATGCAAAATGAAACACAAAAATTAGAGCTAGTTGGGACGCTTGCTGCAAGTACTGCTCATGAAATAAGAAATCCGCTTACTGGGATTAAAGGACTTTTTCAATTATTATCCGAAAAATATAAGGATCCAAAAGATCAATTTTATTTTTCTATTGTGAATAAAGAAATTGATCGGATCAATGAAATTGTAAACGAATTTCTCATACTTGGAAAACCAACTATTCAAAAAATGGAGGAAATCCATTTGGATCAGGTAATAAATGATTTAAATCCGCTAATCTTCTCAGAATCCAACTTATTTAATGTTCATTATTCCTACAAAATCAATTCAGAGAAAATAATTGTATTAGCAACAATGGATCAACTTAAACAAGTAATCTTAAATATTACTAAAAATGCACTGGAATCTATGTCGGTCGGGGGGCAGTTAATAATCAATCTTGATAAAAAGGATGAGGAGGCTATCCTTTCAATCCGCGACAATGGGAATGGAATTTCAGAAGAGGATTTAAAAAAAATCTTCACTCCTTTTTTTACTTCAAAAGAAAATGGGACAGGATTGGGATTAGTTGTATGTAAAAGAATAATAGAATCATTTAATGGAACCATCGAAATAAAAAGTAAAATAAATAAAGGAACGGAAGTAATCATTACACTTCCACTACAAAAAGGGGTTGTCTGA
- a CDS encoding aspartyl-phosphate phosphatase Spo0E family protein: MYSDTKNRKRFLKEIQQKRDQMIYLGKRYGLTNEKTITCSQELDELLNEYHYLFQHQAEKPNVIREVSFHIYRSQLKKSNWKVKKYQILKAI, encoded by the coding sequence GTGTATAGTGATACCAAAAATAGAAAAAGATTTTTAAAAGAAATACAACAAAAAAGGGATCAAATGATCTATCTCGGAAAACGTTATGGTTTAACAAATGAAAAAACCATCACTTGTAGTCAGGAGTTGGACGAGCTCTTAAATGAATATCATTATTTATTCCAACATCAAGCTGAAAAACCAAACGTTATCAGGGAAGTGTCATTTCATATATATAGAAGCCAGTTGAAAAAGAGCAATTGGAAGGTCAAAAAATATCAGATATTAAAGGCTATATAA